The Planctellipticum variicoloris DNA window CCGCCGCGCGCAGACCGTCATCGATCTCGGGCCGGGCTCCGGCAGTCGCGGCGGAACCATCGTCGCGGTCGGCTCCCCGTGGGACGTGGCTCACCAGCCTGACAGTCCCACGGGACGCGCACTCCGCAATGAATTATTCCGCACATGACCTGCCGCGGGCGGTTTTCCGCTCAGGACGCCGCTTCGACGCCAAGCGTCTCCCACGTGTAAAGCACCGACTCCGGATTCGCAAATGTCACCACAGTCTTCCGACCGCGCGACGCCGCAAACTCGATCCCCGCCTCTTCCAGCGTGCGGACGTGATCGCTTTCCCGCTTGAAGTCGCAGTCGTCGGGAACCGCCCGCCACCATTGCAGGTGCGGCCAGTCTTTCTTGATGGTCTCGATGCAGGTCGCCAGAGTCTTGCCGTCGACGCCAGCTTTGAAGCCCGCACGCCCGGCAATTTCCGAAAACGTCGCCAGCTTGTCGATCTTTTTCAATTCCCACAGAATCTCGGCAACACATTCCGACCGAAAAGATGCCACAGTCCGCTCCTCCGCAGGCCAAGCCGGGAGACATCCGGGGCCACATTTGCTGTTCCAGCCGGCCCGGTCTCACAGGGCTCTCGACGAACATGCCTCGTCACCAAAGCAATTCTCCATAATTGCCTCTCGACAGCAACATCCACGCTACTTCGCGCAAGGCAGCGGAACAACCCCCGAATCCTCCCTTCTCCACCAGTTCCGTGAAACCTTCAAGAAGCCCCCTCCAGCGGTTGACACTGGGGAAAACGACCGCTAGAGCTACAATTCCCCAAGTTGCGGGCCCCCGACGGAGTCGGGCGGCTGCAGACTGCGAGCTCCAGAAGTCCCCCCGCCGTGCCCAGCGCCGCTGACGAGTCTTCTCAACTGCCGTCGAACTGGGCACTCATCCGCCGGATGATCGGCCTGGGCTGGATCTATCGCGTCGCCTGCCTCCGCGTCATCGTCCTGCAGAGCCTGCTGGTCCTGCTGGCCCTCGCCGGACTGAGCCTCACCGGCTACGGAATCGACGTCCTGAGGCACCGGCTCACCCCCGGCGACGCCGTTCCGACCGGTCCGCTCGGCTGGTCGCCTCCGCCCGAGTGGTCTGCGTTCGCCACAATTTCAGTCGTCGCCGGCACCGTCCTGGCGCTGGCGTGTTTCAATGCCCTGTTGAAATTCGTCGCCGCAGTCGCCACCGCCGACCTCGCCCAGCGGATCGTCGTCCGGCTGCGAACCGACGTGTACGACAAACTCCAGCGACTCAGTTTTCGCTTCTTCGACGACCGCGACAGCAGCTCGATCATCAATCGCGTCGCCGGCGACGTGCAGGCCGTCCGCAGCTTCATAGACGGCGTGCTGATCAAAACCCTCACGGTCGGCATCTCGCTGGCGGTCTACCTGGCCTACATGCTGTCGGTGCACGTCCCGCTGACCGTGGCCTGCCTCTGCTGCTCTCCCCTCCTCTGGTGGGGGGCGATCGGGTTCGCACGCACGGTCCGCCCCCTCTACAGACGGAGCAGCGAACTCGGCGACAACCTGATTCTGACCCTCTCCGAGAGCGTGCAGGGGATCCAGGTCATCAAGGGCTTCGCCCGGGAGCCTGCCGAACAGGCGCGCTTCGAAGCCGCCAACCGGGCCCTCCGCGATCAGAAGTACGACATCTTCCGCCGGCTCAGCGTCTACCAGCCCCTGATGGGCTTCCTGACGCAGATCAACCTGCTCGTCCTGATCGGCTACGGCGGCTGGTTGGTCGTTCAAGGACAACTTCCGCTCGGCGCCGGGCTGTTCGTCTTCGCCAACCTGCTGCAGGAATTCGCCGCTCAGGTCGGCCAGATGATCAATATCGCCAACAGCGTGCAGACGAGCCTGACCGGCGCTCAGCGGGTCTTCGAAGTCCTCGACGCCCCGGTCGAGATCGCCAGCCTTCCGCAGGCCCGGCGGCTGGAGCGGTCGCAGGGGGAAATTGCCTTCGAACACGTCTCGTTCGCGTACGTTCCGGGAGAACCGGTGCTGCTGGATGTGTCGTTCGAGATCCGCGCCGGGGAATGCCTGGGAATTGTCGGCGAAACCGGCGCCGGCAAGACGACCCTCCTGTCGCTCATCGCCCGCTTCTACGATCCGGACGCCGGCCGGGTGCTGATCGACGGCGTCGACCTCCGCGAACTCGATCTGCAGGACCTGCGGCGGAACATTGGCCTCGTCTTTCAGGAGAGCTTCCTGTTCAGCAACACCGTCGCTGCAAACATCGCCTTCGGACTGCCCGACTCCGACCGCGAACGGATCGAACGGGCGGCCCGGCTCGCCTCGGCCCACGATTTCATTCAGGATCTCCCGGAAAACTACGAAAGTCTCGTCGGAGAGCATGGCTCCAACCTCTCGGGAGGGCAGCGGCAGCGTCTGGCCATCGCGCGAGCGCTCCTGCTCGACCCCCCCATTCTGCTGTTCGACGACGCCACGGCCGCCGTCGACGCCGAAACCGAACACGAGATCCAGCAGGCTCTGGAGACGTCGCTCGGCGGACGGACGACTCTCCTGGTGTCGGGCCGGGTCAGCGTGCTGAAGCACGCCGACCGGATTCTCGTCCTCGAGCGGGGCCGGATCGTCGAACTCGGGTCGCACGGCGAGCTCATGGCCCGCGATGGCGCCTACGCCCGGCTCGCCAGAATGCAGGTCGTCGAGGACGAACCCTGCGGTGCCGCGGAAGGACCCGCATGACGACAGTCTCCTCCCGGGCGGCGCTGACGCGCGTCTCCAGTCGCGATGAAGCCGAAGCGGACCAGCGGCCGCTCGACTTC harbors:
- a CDS encoding ABC transporter ATP-binding protein; this encodes MPSAADESSQLPSNWALIRRMIGLGWIYRVACLRVIVLQSLLVLLALAGLSLTGYGIDVLRHRLTPGDAVPTGPLGWSPPPEWSAFATISVVAGTVLALACFNALLKFVAAVATADLAQRIVVRLRTDVYDKLQRLSFRFFDDRDSSSIINRVAGDVQAVRSFIDGVLIKTLTVGISLAVYLAYMLSVHVPLTVACLCCSPLLWWGAIGFARTVRPLYRRSSELGDNLILTLSESVQGIQVIKGFAREPAEQARFEAANRALRDQKYDIFRRLSVYQPLMGFLTQINLLVLIGYGGWLVVQGQLPLGAGLFVFANLLQEFAAQVGQMINIANSVQTSLTGAQRVFEVLDAPVEIASLPQARRLERSQGEIAFEHVSFAYVPGEPVLLDVSFEIRAGECLGIVGETGAGKTTLLSLIARFYDPDAGRVLIDGVDLRELDLQDLRRNIGLVFQESFLFSNTVAANIAFGLPDSDRERIERAARLASAHDFIQDLPENYESLVGEHGSNLSGGQRQRLAIARALLLDPPILLFDDATAAVDAETEHEIQQALETSLGGRTTLLVSGRVSVLKHADRILVLERGRIVELGSHGELMARDGAYARLARMQVVEDEPCGAAEGPA